The following proteins come from a genomic window of Acomys russatus chromosome 17, mAcoRus1.1, whole genome shotgun sequence:
- the LOC127201701 gene encoding keratin, type II cytoskeletal 75 — MSRQSTVTFHCGSRKGFSTASATTPNAGRSRFSSISVARSSGNSGGLGRISCPGAGFGSRSLYNLGGTRPISVGGRASSGFGYGGGIGGSFRGPGFPACPAGGIQEVTINQSLLTPLNLEIDPSIQRVRKEEREQIKTLNNKFASFIDKVRFLEQQNKVLETKWGLLQEQSSRTVRQNLEPLFETYINDLRRQLDGLTAERGRLDAELRNMQDVVEDFKVRYEDEINKRTAAENEFVGLKKDVDAAYMNKVELEAKVDALTDQINFYRMIYEAELSQMQNQVSDTSVVLSMDNNRSLDLDSIIAEVKAQYEDIANRSRAEAESWYQTKYEELQVTAGRHGDDLRNTKQEISEMNRTIQRLRSEIDSVKKQCSSLQTAISDAEQRGELALKDARAKLMDLEDALQKAKQDMARLLREYQELMNIKLALDVEIATYRKLLEGEESR; from the exons ATGTCTCGGCAGTCCACTGTCACCTTTCACTGCGGCAGCCGCAAGGGCTTCAGCACGGCCTCAGCCACCACCCCAAACGCTGGCCGCTCCCGCTTCAGCTCTATCTCGGTGGCCCGCTCCTCAGGGAACAGTGGGGGACTAGGCAGGATCAGTTGCCCTGGTGCTGGCTTCGGGAGCCGCAGCCTCTACAACCTGGGGGGGACCAGGCCGATCTCCGTCGGTGGCAGGGCTAGCAGTGGCTTCGGTTACGGGGGCGGCATTGGAGGGAGCTTCCGTGGCCCTGGCTTCCCTGCCTGTCCCGCCGGAGGCATCCAAGAGGTCACCATCAACCAGAGCCTCCTCACCCCCCTCAACCTAGAAATCGACCCCTCTATCCAGCGGGTGAGGAAAGAAGAGCGGGAGCAGATCAAGACCCTCAACAACAAGTTCGCCTCCTTCATCGACAAG GTGCGCTTCCTGGAGCAGCAGAACAAGGTCCTGGAGACCAAGTGGGGGCTGCTGCAGGAGCAGAGCTCCAGGACGGTTAGGCAGAACCTGGAGCCCTTATTCGAGACCTACATCAACGACCTCCGCCGGCAGCTAGACGGCCTCACCGCTGAAAGAGGCAGGCTGGATGCCGAACTGAGGAACATGCAAGACGTTGTGGAAGACTTCAAAGTCAG GTACGAAGATGAAATTAACAAGCGTACAGCCGCCGAGAACGAGTTCGTGGGCCTCAAGAAG GACGTGGACGCCGCCTACATGAACAAGGTGGAGCTGGAGGCCAAGGTGGACGCCCTGACCGACCAGATCAACTTCTACCGGATGATCTATGAGGCA GAGCTGTCCCAGATGCAGAACCAGGTGAGCGACACATCTGTGGTCCTCTCCATGGACAACAACCGCAGCCTGGACCTGGACAGCATCATCGCCGAGGTCAAGGCCCAGTACGAGGACATCGCCAACCGCAGCCGGGCAGAGGCTGAGTCCTGGTACCAGACCAAG TATGAAGAACTACAggtgacagcaggcaggcatggcgacGACCTCCGCAACACCAAGCAAGAGATCTCAGAGATGAACCGGACGATCCAGAGGCTGAGATCTGAGATCGACAGTGTCAAGAAGCAG TGCTCTAGCCTGCAGACTGCTATCTCTGATGCTGAGCAACGTGGAGAGCTAGCCCTCAAGGATGCTCGGGCCAAACTGATGGACCTTGAAGATGCCCTGCAGAAGGCCAAGCAGGACATGGCCCGG